The nucleotide sequence CCTTCACGAAGCGAAGCTAGCCGACCTTCGCCCTCATTCAACCTTCCCCATCCCCCTGTCGGGCAGGATCTCGTAGACGACCGCGGCGAGGAACACGAGTGTGACACCGATGACGAAGAGGCCCGGTGCGAAGGGAACGCGCGGATTGCTGAACTCCTCGCTCGACGGGGGAAACCCCCATGGAGCGGCGAAGAGGAAATAACTGGTCACCATCAGGACCGCTCCCGCCGTCACCATCGCGAGGGCCACGACACCTCTGCCCCTCATTGCGGCCCACTCTCCTCGACTGGAAGGATCGGGAACGCCTTCATGAAAAGAAGGAAGAGCATCGCCCCGAGCGCGAAAAGGCCGAGGATGACGCCTATCTCGACCATGGTGGGCGAATAAGAACCGGCCTCGTACGGCATCAGCATCCCCACGGTCTGCGATGGCACCACAATGAGGTAGCGCTTCTCGATCGCCGCGACGTTCACCATGAGGCCCACGAGGACCAAGGGCCCGATGGACCACTTCTTGGTGAACGCCATCCAGACGAGCGCCGCAGCCGAAAGGGCGAGCAGCGCGACCGCCGACCAATAGATGCCGGAAAACGCTCCCGTGAGCATTGCGGCGGTCACGCGGGCGTCCGCCGCACTCGCGGCGTAGACACCGGTGAGGAGGTCTACCAGGATGAAGTAGAGGTACGTGAGCGTCAAGACGAGGAGGAAGAGACCCAGCAGCTTGAAAACGGGTCGCCCGAGTCTCTGCTCTTCGCCGAGGACGCGCCGCAGAAGGGCCGCGACGACGATGAGTAATCCGACACCCGAGACTCCCGCGAGTACTACGAATCCCGGCGCTTGGAGCGCGCTGAACCAGCCCGGTCGGCCTACCTGCAGGCCGAAGACGAAACCGAGTGTCGAGTGGGCCGTCACTAGCAATGGGACGATACCGAGGGCGAGCCAGAAACTAGTCTTCCGGTGCCGCTCCCGTTCAACCTGCGTGTCCCTGTACCCGGCCGCCCACATCCTATGGAGCCA is from Euryarchaeota archaeon and encodes:
- the nrfD gene encoding polysulfide reductase NrfD, with translation MAMATGKEERAIDGLPYGVGKLTAGWWIAFLVAAAIFAFGLSQYWRQLEEGEIVTGMRDVGTMGGAPWGLYIVFVVYFIGVSFAGIVIAALIRLMDIKELRPVARIAELLTVITIILGALSIIIDIGRPERGLINLFLYARPQSPFFGTFTLVTSGYLFASLVYFYLDARRDAAICAKHPGPLQWLHRMWAAGYRDTQVERERHRKTSFWLALGIVPLLVTAHSTLGFVFGLQVGRPGWFSALQAPGFVVLAGVSGVGLLIVVAALLRRVLGEEQRLGRPVFKLLGLFLLVLTLTYLYFILVDLLTGVYAASAADARVTAAMLTGAFSGIYWSAVALLALSAAALVWMAFTKKWSIGPLVLVGLMVNVAAIEKRYLIVVPSQTVGMLMPYEAGSYSPTMVEIGVILGLFALGAMLFLLFMKAFPILPVEESGPQ